The sequence below is a genomic window from Tistrella bauzanensis.
TCAGGCGCCGGCCGCAGGCTCAAGGGCGGATCTCACTGCGATCGCGACACATTCCGAAGACCCATTCTGCAACAGGCTCCTGAAAAAGAGACTTTCCGAAGTTTTCAACGATTCCCCCGGTGGTTCTGACATTGGTTCTGATGACGGGTCGCAACGCAGCAGAACCCGACGGGAGGACATCATGAAGACATCCGTGACGACGGCGGCGATGGCATGCGTGCTGGCGCTGGGGCTGCCGGCGAGCGAGGCCGCGGCCAGGACATCGCTGTCGCTGACACAATACGGCCCTGACCGGGGATGGCAGGCCGATCTGCTGAAGGCCTATGCCGAGCGGGTGCGCGAGGCATCGGGCGGCGAGCTGGACATCCGCATCACCTTCGGCGGCGCGCTGATCGCGGCCAAGGACGTGCTGCGCGGCGTCGGTGACGGGGTGGCGGATCTGGGATCGTTCATCGCCGTCTATACGCCGGCCGAGTTGTTCAACTACCGCGTCGGCGACCTGCCGGTCGGCAGCACCGACCCCTGGGTCGGCAATGCCAGCATGATGGAACTGGTCCGGACCAACCCGGTGGTGAAGGGCGAATTCGACGCCCAGAACACCGTGCTTCTGGCCAATTCGACCACGACCGAGGTGGTTCTGATCTGCAAGGAGCCGCTGACCTCGCTCGATCAGCTCGACGGCATGAAGATCCGCGCCAACCCGCCCCATTCGCTGGCCTTCGAAACCTTCGGCGCCGTGATGGTGTCGGTGACCACGCCCGACGTGTATCAGGCGCTGGACCGCGGGCTGATCGCCTGCGCCCAGACCTATGTACCGACCATCCTGCCCTATCGGCAATATGAGGTCGCACCGCATGTGACCATGCTCGATTTCGGCCAGAACCTCGCCTTCGGTCTGGTGATGAACAAGCGCAAGTTCGAGCGGCTGACACCGGCATTGCAGATGGTTCTGGTGCAGGCGGGCGAGGCCTATTCCGTCGACTATGCCCGCTACAGCCTGGAAAGCTTCAATCAGATCAAGACGGAACTGGCATCCGATCATGGCGTGACCTTCCACACCCTGCCCGATGCCGACCACGACCGGCTGACGGCGGCCGGGCAGGACACGGTCGAGGCGTTTCTGGATCGCGGCGATCCGGGCGTGCTGCAGCAGTTTCAGGCGCTGCAGAAAGCCTATGCCGCCGAGCTTCAGGCAAACGGCTATCCCTGGGCCCGGCAGTGAGATCGGGTTCGCGTGATGTCTGGATATATCGTGACACGCGGGGAAGCCGCGATCGGCTGGGTGATTTCGGCGGCCCTCGCCTTCTGCGCCCTCTATGTCGGCGTGGCGGTGCTCTCAAGCCTGATCGGCCATGCGATGCCCGACGAGGATCTGCTGGTCGCAGAGGCCATGGTTGTGGTCGCCTTCCTGCCGCAGGTGCTGCTGGTGCTGCACCGCCGGCACATCACGGTCGATGCGCTGACCCGGCATCTGCCGGCGGCTGTCCAGCGGCCGCTGGACGTGGTGACGGCGCTCTGCGGCCTGATCACATATGGCGCGCTCGGCTGGGCGGCGTGGTTCGCGCTGGATCGCGCGATCCTGAACCACTCCGTCAATATCGGGTTCATTGAACTGGCCGAATGGCCGGCCCGCGCCATGGTGCTGCTCGGCACCGCCGGCGGCGTCCTGGCCTGTCTGGTCGACCTGGTCCGGCCGCACGAAGCCGCCCGGCGCATGGCAGCGGAGGACGATC
It includes:
- a CDS encoding C4-dicarboxylate TRAP transporter substrate-binding protein; this encodes MKTSVTTAAMACVLALGLPASEAAARTSLSLTQYGPDRGWQADLLKAYAERVREASGGELDIRITFGGALIAAKDVLRGVGDGVADLGSFIAVYTPAELFNYRVGDLPVGSTDPWVGNASMMELVRTNPVVKGEFDAQNTVLLANSTTTEVVLICKEPLTSLDQLDGMKIRANPPHSLAFETFGAVMVSVTTPDVYQALDRGLIACAQTYVPTILPYRQYEVAPHVTMLDFGQNLAFGLVMNKRKFERLTPALQMVLVQAGEAYSVDYARYSLESFNQIKTELASDHGVTFHTLPDADHDRLTAAGQDTVEAFLDRGDPGVLQQFQALQKAYAAELQANGYPWARQ
- a CDS encoding TRAP transporter small permease — encoded protein: MTRGEAAIGWVISAALAFCALYVGVAVLSSLIGHAMPDEDLLVAEAMVVVAFLPQVLLVLHRRHITVDALTRHLPAAVQRPLDVVTALCGLITYGALGWAAWFALDRAILNHSVNIGFIELAEWPARAMVLLGTAGGVLACLVDLVRPHEAARRMAAEDDRP